A genomic window from Fibrobacterota bacterium includes:
- a CDS encoding fibrobacter succinogenes major paralogous domain-containing protein: MGIGAVFACTTGLTFWPRKALCNKNRFQDPMMKRFLLIPLCLAVFAMGLLGSCESSGGDSSTNSDGESDVRSSSTNPWNSSVSYGVLSYGGQAYKTVTIGTQTWMAENLSYKVDSSFCYANSVDSCKKYGRLYQWAAVMGLDASYNSKVWSGTLPRQGICPSGWHVPSDAEWNTLVTFIGGDSKAGAKLKSNTGWEYVGIQGNGLDSYGFRALPAGYRLGAGSNSVGYATGFWSSSEIAATVVRYRILNGGYESMIRDDVTGVKRGGVSVRCIKD; the protein is encoded by the coding sequence ATGGGCATTGGTGCCGTTTTTGCGTGCACGACTGGGCTAACCTTCTGGCCGCGCAAAGCTCTCTGCAATAAAAACAGATTCCAGGATCCCATGATGAAACGATTTCTACTCATCCCGCTCTGCTTGGCCGTTTTCGCCATGGGTCTGCTGGGTTCGTGCGAGAGCTCCGGCGGTGACAGTTCGACAAATTCCGACGGAGAATCGGACGTTCGCTCATCCTCGACGAACCCTTGGAACAGTTCGGTCAGCTATGGCGTCCTGAGCTATGGCGGACAGGCGTACAAGACGGTGACAATCGGCACGCAGACGTGGATGGCGGAGAACCTGAGCTACAAGGTGGACAGTTCGTTTTGTTACGCAAATTCTGTGGACTCGTGCAAGAAGTATGGGCGATTGTATCAGTGGGCTGCGGTGATGGGGCTGGATGCGAGCTACAACTCCAAAGTATGGAGCGGAACCCTGCCGCGACAGGGGATTTGTCCGTCTGGCTGGCACGTTCCGAGTGATGCCGAGTGGAATACCCTCGTGACCTTCATTGGCGGCGATTCGAAAGCAGGCGCGAAGCTCAAATCCAACACAGGCTGGGAATATGTGGGCATTCAAGGCAACGGGCTGGATTCCTACGGCTTTCGCGCGCTCCCTGCGGGGTACCGCCTTGGCGCTGGCAGCAACTCAGTGGGCTACGCCACCGGTTTCTGGAGCTCGTCAGAGATCGCTGCAACCGTTGTCCGGTATCGCATTCTGAACGGTGGTTACGAATCCATGATTCGCGATGATGTCACCGGCGTTAAGAGGGGTGGTGTAAGTGTTCGCTGCATCAAAGATTAA